A single window of [Clostridium] hylemonae DSM 15053 DNA harbors:
- the pgeF gene encoding peptidoglycan editing factor PgeF — translation MKLDIKYKNEAHIFDIREKEGVPYLVYPLLEDTGVVKHGFSTRLGGVSTGNCATMNISTTRGDSPEAVEENRRRIASAIGVKPEDMTYTHQTHTTNVAVVKEEDRGARFMETDGMVTNVPGICLVTFYADCVPLFFVDPVHRAIGLSHSGWRGTVGRIGKVTVEKMTENYGTDPKDVIAAVGPSICQDCYEVSEDVICRFRENFPEECWPDLFYNKGDGKYQLNLWKANEYVFAEAGIRREHTAVTNVCTHCNPDILFSHRTTGEKRGNLSAFLALK, via the coding sequence ATGAAGCTGGATATAAAATACAAGAATGAAGCACACATATTTGATATCAGAGAGAAGGAAGGAGTTCCGTATCTTGTGTACCCGCTGCTGGAGGATACCGGCGTGGTGAAGCATGGATTTTCCACACGGCTCGGGGGCGTGAGCACCGGGAACTGTGCCACGATGAACATAAGCACAACACGCGGAGACTCGCCGGAGGCAGTGGAGGAGAACCGCAGGCGCATCGCTTCGGCCATCGGAGTGAAGCCGGAAGACATGACATACACGCACCAGACACACACGACGAATGTGGCGGTCGTGAAGGAAGAGGACAGGGGCGCCCGTTTTATGGAAACGGACGGGATGGTGACAAATGTACCGGGCATATGCCTCGTCACATTCTATGCCGACTGTGTGCCGCTGTTTTTCGTCGATCCCGTACACCGGGCCATCGGACTTTCACATTCCGGATGGCGGGGTACAGTGGGACGTATCGGCAAGGTTACGGTGGAGAAGATGACGGAAAACTATGGCACTGATCCAAAAGATGTGATTGCTGCCGTCGGTCCCTCTATCTGTCAGGACTGTTATGAGGTGAGTGAAGATGTGATCTGCCGCTTCAGGGAAAATTTTCCTGAGGAATGCTGGCCGGATCTATTCTATAATAAGGGAGACGGAAAATATCAGCTCAATCTGTGGAAGGCCAATGAATATGTCTTTGCGGAGGCTGGTATCCGAAGGGAACATACAGCGGTAACAAATGTCTGCACACATTGTAATCCGGATATCCTGTTCTCTCACAGAACGACAGGAGAGAAACGGGGAAATTTAAGTGCGTTTCTTGCGCTTAAGTAA
- a CDS encoding tyrosine-type recombinase/integrase, translating into MLETEYASVKLRDDIWPDYVKHFKSGTTAASYRADVQEFMELCGKDFLDTGEQDAERYFQYLKKKMKENSLGAQTVSKKIRELHSFAGFIEKHRTAYGIKEGFHDSFSPLLGALKRQERFAGSIPVEHVDALFKAAEGNLTAYTIFTLLYRVSLSSTEITALRPEDLTAYDDGVYAAAGDRKEPCFVPGDAVEVLERYMEKRMPGEYLFSNSRGRKLNVMYISRLMKKYTLMAGIPCYSAQALKNSCAFTLFAYGAGPQETAKQLGITVTQIRRYSGRSYRENMMRKANELVKLKVEPPGGSSSAS; encoded by the coding sequence ATGCTGGAAACAGAATATGCATCAGTGAAGCTGAGAGACGATATATGGCCGGACTATGTGAAGCACTTTAAAAGCGGCACGACTGCCGCGTCCTACCGGGCGGATGTACAGGAATTTATGGAATTGTGCGGGAAAGATTTTCTTGACACGGGGGAGCAGGATGCGGAAAGATATTTTCAGTATCTCAAGAAAAAAATGAAAGAGAACAGTCTGGGAGCGCAGACGGTATCCAAAAAGATAAGAGAGCTTCATTCCTTTGCCGGATTTATAGAAAAACACAGGACGGCATATGGAATAAAGGAAGGATTTCATGACAGTTTTTCTCCTCTTTTGGGAGCGCTTAAGAGACAGGAAAGATTTGCCGGATCCATACCGGTAGAGCATGTAGACGCACTTTTTAAGGCGGCGGAGGGAAATCTGACGGCTTATACGATCTTTACCCTGCTGTACCGGGTATCTCTGTCGTCAACGGAGATCACGGCACTTCGCCCGGAGGATCTGACGGCCTACGACGATGGAGTCTATGCAGCCGCGGGAGACCGGAAAGAACCATGTTTTGTGCCGGGCGACGCGGTGGAAGTGCTGGAACGGTACATGGAAAAAAGAATGCCGGGAGAGTACCTGTTCTCCAACAGCCGCGGGAGGAAACTGAATGTAATGTATATAAGCCGGCTTATGAAGAAATATACGCTTATGGCCGGGATTCCGTGCTACAGCGCGCAGGCGCTGAAGAATTCATGCGCGTTTACGCTGTTCGCCTACGGGGCAGGGCCGCAAGAGACGGCAAAGCAGCTCGGGATCACAGTGACACAGATCAGGCGGTACAGCGGCAGGAGCTACCGGGAGAATATGATGCGGAAAGCCAATGAGCTTGTGAAGCTGAAAGTAGAGCCGCCCGGGGGCAGCTCTTCAGCATCTTAG
- the lepB gene encoding signal peptidase I, whose protein sequence is MSRRRKNDVGGSVLRELGGWLLYILIIVGLTYLIITFVGQRTRVSGYSMEPTLSDGDSLIVDKISYRFRDPKRFDIIVFPYKYEKNTYYIKRIIGLPGETVQVTDGYVYINGQKLESDTYGAELMQAEASPVTLSEDEYFVMGDNRNHSSDSRDPSVGVIKRKDLMGRAFLRVYPFDKIGVIKHE, encoded by the coding sequence ATGTCAAGACGCAGAAAAAATGATGTGGGGGGAAGTGTATTGAGGGAGCTGGGCGGCTGGCTTCTTTACATACTTATTATCGTAGGTCTGACGTACCTGATCATTACCTTTGTGGGACAGCGCACGCGGGTCAGCGGCTATTCGATGGAACCGACTTTAAGTGACGGCGACAGTCTGATCGTAGATAAGATAAGCTATCGGTTCAGAGACCCGAAGAGATTCGATATCATCGTATTTCCTTATAAATATGAAAAGAACACTTACTATATCAAAAGGATCATCGGTCTGCCGGGTGAGACCGTGCAGGTGACCGACGGATATGTGTATATCAACGGACAGAAGCTGGAAAGCGACACGTACGGCGCGGAGCTGATGCAGGCGGAGGCAAGCCCGGTGACGCTCAGTGAAGATGAATATTTTGTGATGGGCGACAACAGAAACCACAGTTCAGACAGCAGAGACCCGAGCGTAGGAGTTATCAAGCGGAAGGATCTGATGGGAAGAGCCTTCCTGCGCGTATATCCGTTTGACAAGATAGGAGTGATCAAACATGAATAA
- a CDS encoding 3-deoxy-7-phosphoheptulonate synthase: MGMTVNKELPLPADLKSEEPLTADIIALKQKRDREIRDIFTGASDKFAVIVGPCSADNEDSVCEYVSRLAKLNDSVSDRLVLIPRIYTNKPRTTGAGYKGMLHQPEPDKAPDLLAGIIAIRRMHIRAIKESGLTAADEMLYPENRSYLDDILSYEAIGARSVENQQHRLTASGMDIPAGMKNPTSGDFSVMLNSVTAAQSSHNFIYRGQDVTTDGNPLAHVILRGGVDKYGTCIPNYHYEDLMRLLAQYQKRELNNPAAVIDTNHSNSDKQFKEQLRIVSEVLHSRAYNSELKKLIKGVMIESYIEEGCQPIGSNRVYGKSITDPCLGWEDTRRLILKIAEEA; this comes from the coding sequence ATGGGAATGACAGTAAACAAAGAACTTCCTCTGCCCGCGGACCTGAAATCCGAGGAGCCGCTGACTGCCGATATTATCGCGTTAAAGCAGAAACGGGACAGAGAGATAAGAGATATATTCACAGGTGCATCCGACAAATTTGCGGTGATCGTTGGGCCGTGTTCCGCGGACAACGAAGACTCCGTGTGCGAATATGTCAGCCGGCTGGCAAAGCTGAATGACTCCGTATCCGACAGACTTGTTCTGATCCCGAGAATCTATACAAACAAGCCGCGCACAACAGGCGCCGGATATAAAGGCATGCTCCACCAGCCCGAGCCGGACAAGGCCCCTGACCTTTTGGCCGGCATCATCGCGATCCGCAGAATGCACATACGCGCCATAAAAGAAAGCGGCCTCACTGCCGCGGACGAGATGCTGTATCCGGAAAACCGCAGTTATCTGGATGATATTCTCTCCTACGAGGCCATCGGCGCACGTTCCGTCGAGAACCAGCAGCACCGCCTGACGGCCAGCGGCATGGATATACCGGCCGGTATGAAGAATCCTACGAGCGGGGACTTCTCCGTCATGCTCAACTCCGTCACCGCGGCCCAGAGCTCACACAACTTCATCTACCGCGGACAGGATGTGACGACGGACGGCAATCCGCTCGCACACGTAATACTCCGGGGCGGCGTAGACAAATACGGCACATGCATCCCCAATTACCACTATGAAGATCTGATGCGGCTGCTTGCGCAGTATCAGAAGCGCGAACTTAACAATCCAGCGGCCGTCATTGACACGAACCACTCCAATTCCGACAAACAGTTCAAGGAACAGCTGCGGATCGTCAGCGAAGTGCTTCACAGCCGCGCCTATAATTCTGAGCTGAAAAAGCTCATCAAAGGCGTTATGATCGAAAGCTATATAGAGGAAGGCTGCCAGCCGATCGGCAGCAACCGTGTATATGGGAAATCGATCACCGACCCGTGTCTTGGCTGGGAGGATACCCGCCGGCTCATCCTGAAGATCGCAGAGGAGGCCTAA
- a CDS encoding mechanosensitive ion channel family protein, which translates to MGTNEVTEVTQEAVENANEFVRYFQDHIPSLIGFGIKVVIALIAFLVGRILIKWVRKLVRTSLERSEADKGVEQFVDSVLKAGLYILLIFTIAAKLGVDTTSVAALVASGGVAIGLALQGSLSNFAGGVLILLLKPFTVGDYIIEDSNGNEGTVKEIQIFYTKLSTIDNKTIVIPNGMLTNNSLTNATAKDERRLDLKVDISYHADLRKAKDIIENLLKKDDCILKDEEIVVFVDELAASAVIIGARAWVKSEDFWPTKWRLLEEIKLTLDARGIEIPYQQVTVHMSQQEK; encoded by the coding sequence ATGGGAACAAATGAAGTCACAGAGGTTACGCAGGAGGCGGTAGAAAACGCGAATGAGTTTGTCCGGTATTTTCAGGACCATATTCCGTCGCTGATCGGGTTTGGAATTAAAGTAGTCATAGCGCTCATCGCATTTCTGGTCGGACGGATTCTGATCAAATGGGTGAGAAAGTTAGTGAGGACATCTCTGGAGCGTTCAGAGGCGGACAAAGGTGTGGAACAGTTCGTGGATTCGGTGCTGAAGGCAGGCCTTTATATACTGCTCATCTTCACCATCGCGGCGAAACTGGGGGTGGATACCACTTCAGTGGCAGCGCTTGTGGCCTCCGGCGGTGTGGCGATCGGTCTGGCACTGCAGGGGAGCCTGTCAAACTTCGCCGGCGGCGTATTGATATTGCTTTTGAAGCCGTTTACGGTGGGAGACTATATTATAGAGGACTCCAACGGCAACGAAGGGACCGTGAAAGAGATCCAGATTTTTTATACGAAACTGAGCACGATAGACAATAAGACGATCGTCATACCGAACGGCATGCTGACAAACAACAGTCTTACCAACGCGACGGCCAAAGATGAGAGACGCCTTGACCTTAAGGTTGACATTTCATATCATGCGGACTTAAGGAAGGCAAAAGATATTATTGAAAATCTGCTGAAAAAGGATGACTGTATCCTGAAAGACGAAGAGATCGTTGTCTTTGTGGATGAGCTGGCGGCGAGCGCTGTCATCATCGGAGCCAGAGCGTGGGTGAAGAGCGAAGATTTCTGGCCTACAAAATGGCGGCTTCTGGAGGAGATCAAGCTGACGCTTGACGCCAGAGGTATTGAGATCCCGTACCAGCAGGTGACGGTACACATGTCACAGCAGGAGAAATAG
- a CDS encoding ribonuclease HII → MNKREEEKLRRQEEKLRKEIERTERLSVYEKEYGMYRYICGIDEVGRGPLAGPVVAGAVILPKDDPVLYLNDSKKLSEKKREMLYDEIMEKAVATGIGIVGPQRIDEINILQATYEAMRMAIADLPVQPDILLNDAVTIPGVEILQVPIIKGDAKSVSIAAASIIAKVTRDRLMVEYDKILPGYDLASNKGYGTKAHIAGLKEHGPSPIHRATFIKNFV, encoded by the coding sequence ATGAATAAGCGGGAAGAGGAGAAGCTCCGCAGGCAGGAGGAGAAGCTGCGAAAAGAAATAGAACGCACCGAACGCCTGAGCGTGTACGAGAAAGAATATGGTATGTACCGTTACATATGCGGTATAGATGAAGTGGGCAGGGGACCGCTTGCCGGGCCGGTAGTGGCAGGGGCGGTCATCCTGCCTAAAGACGATCCTGTCCTGTATCTGAATGACTCCAAAAAGCTGTCGGAAAAGAAGCGTGAGATGCTGTATGATGAGATCATGGAGAAAGCTGTGGCAACGGGAATCGGTATCGTAGGCCCGCAGAGGATCGATGAGATCAATATTCTGCAGGCGACGTACGAAGCCATGCGTATGGCGATCGCAGATCTCCCGGTACAGCCGGACATACTGCTCAACGATGCGGTGACGATTCCCGGGGTAGAGATCTTGCAGGTGCCGATCATCAAGGGAGATGCCAAAAGTGTGTCCATCGCGGCGGCCAGTATCATTGCCAAGGTGACAAGGGACAGACTTATGGTGGAATATGACAAAATACTGCCCGGCTATGATCTCGCGTCGAATAAGGGGTATGGCACGAAAGCTCACATCGCGGGGCTTAAGGAACATGGGCCTTCGCCGATACACAGGGCCACATTCATTAAAAACTTTGTATAA
- a CDS encoding GNAT family N-acetyltransferase, protein MNAEFINVTAENVDKEHLCCIIRSRKPHQGIEAKRRWLRERLKEGHVFRKLNEKAVVFIEYAPLETAWVPINGDDYYYLYCLWVSGGYKGKGYGKALMEYCIADAKEKGKSGICMLGAEKQKAWLSDQSFAKKSGFKTVDIAGNGYELLALSFDGKEPRFAPNAKNGRIESKELTIYYDMQCPYVSQNIEKIRRYCETNGILASLIQVDTLQKAKELPCVFNNWAVFYKGVFETVNLLDIAGLERILRK, encoded by the coding sequence ATGAATGCAGAATTTATAAACGTGACGGCGGAAAACGTTGACAAAGAACATTTATGCTGTATTATACGCAGCAGGAAGCCCCATCAGGGGATCGAAGCAAAGCGCCGGTGGCTCCGTGAGCGGCTTAAGGAGGGGCATGTCTTCAGAAAGCTGAACGAAAAAGCCGTGGTTTTTATTGAATATGCCCCTCTTGAGACAGCCTGGGTCCCCATAAATGGCGACGATTATTATTATCTGTACTGTCTCTGGGTATCCGGCGGCTACAAAGGAAAAGGATACGGGAAGGCGCTGATGGAGTATTGTATCGCTGATGCGAAGGAAAAAGGAAAGTCCGGCATTTGTATGCTCGGAGCAGAAAAGCAGAAAGCGTGGCTCTCTGACCAGTCCTTTGCAAAGAAGTCCGGGTTTAAGACTGTTGACATTGCGGGAAACGGATATGAACTGCTTGCTCTTTCTTTTGACGGGAAGGAGCCCCGGTTTGCTCCCAATGCGAAAAACGGGAGAATTGAGAGCAAAGAGCTGACGATCTATTACGATATGCAGTGTCCTTATGTCAGTCAGAATATAGAGAAGATAAGACGGTACTGTGAGACGAACGGTATTTTGGCATCTTTGATTCAGGTGGATACGCTGCAGAAAGCGAAAGAACTGCCCTGTGTTTTTAATAACTGGGCTGTATTTTATAAAGGGGTGTTTGAGACGGTGAATCTGCTGGATATCGCCGGTCTGGAAAGAATCCTCAGAAAATAG
- a CDS encoding YraN family protein — MTYNKRAEGSRYEQTAGEYLEEQGYEIICFNYRCRTGEIDIIAKDGEYLVFCEVKYRRDASKGYPSEAVDARKRQVLVKCAMYYVTVNKLADAPCRFDVIAILGGEISHIKNAFEC, encoded by the coding sequence ATGACATACAATAAAAGAGCGGAGGGCAGCCGGTATGAGCAGACGGCAGGTGAATATCTGGAAGAACAGGGATATGAAATAATCTGCTTTAATTACCGCTGCCGGACAGGAGAGATCGACATCATAGCAAAAGACGGGGAATATCTCGTATTCTGTGAAGTTAAGTACAGAAGAGATGCATCGAAGGGGTATCCATCGGAGGCCGTGGATGCAAGGAAGCGGCAGGTGCTCGTAAAATGCGCCATGTATTACGTCACGGTAAACAAGCTGGCGGACGCGCCGTGCCGATTCGATGTGATAGCGATACTGGGCGGTGAGATAAGCCACATTAAAAATGCGTTTGAATGCTGA
- a CDS encoding S66 peptidase family protein, with the protein MKNRVIYPRPLRKGDQVCVIDPANAFTQEGVRNARAFLEGEGFHVVISEDMAFKRGTARERAERLNGVLRDGRNRAVLCMWGGYGTIPLLDKIDYEAVRKNRPVFSGFSDITAIHTAIQKETGLVTFHGPALYSPKRPVEPKAHQLFIEMVTRPKKRRELSNLNGEPFRAIKEGAAHGRLTGGNMTMISRLMGTPFEIDTAGKIIFLEEVGEKPYRLHGMLYQLKLGGKFKDAAGIIVGGLTECDDTGRPGSGEEAVRSVLKEVEIPVVCNVRAGHLCDPLTLPLGAEVKMEENRVIIAGDVT; encoded by the coding sequence ATGAAAAACAGAGTGATCTATCCCAGGCCGTTACGAAAAGGAGACCAGGTATGTGTGATCGATCCGGCCAATGCGTTTACGCAGGAGGGGGTCCGCAATGCGAGGGCCTTTCTGGAGGGCGAGGGATTTCATGTTGTCATATCGGAGGATATGGCATTTAAGAGAGGAACGGCCAGGGAGAGGGCAGAGCGGCTCAACGGTGTGCTGCGTGACGGCCGTAACAGGGCGGTGCTCTGTATGTGGGGCGGATACGGGACGATACCGCTGCTCGACAAGATCGACTATGAGGCGGTCAGAAAGAACCGTCCTGTGTTTTCCGGCTTCAGTGATATCACGGCTATACATACTGCCATACAGAAAGAAACAGGGCTTGTGACATTCCACGGCCCGGCGCTCTACAGTCCCAAACGCCCTGTGGAACCAAAGGCCCACCAGCTCTTTATAGAGATGGTGACCCGGCCCAAGAAGCGCAGGGAGTTGTCCAATCTGAACGGTGAGCCGTTTCGTGCGATCAAAGAAGGCGCCGCGCACGGAAGGCTGACAGGAGGAAATATGACGATGATCAGCCGGCTGATGGGAACACCTTTTGAGATAGATACAGCCGGTAAAATTATATTTCTGGAGGAAGTGGGGGAGAAGCCGTACCGTCTTCACGGCATGCTGTATCAGCTTAAACTGGGCGGTAAATTCAAGGATGCCGCCGGCATCATCGTCGGAGGGCTCACAGAATGTGACGATACCGGCAGACCCGGGAGCGGGGAAGAAGCCGTCCGCTCGGTACTTAAAGAGGTTGAGATACCTGTGGTCTGTAATGTGCGCGCAGGACACCTGTGCGACCCGCTGACGCTTCCGCTTGGCGCGGAAGTAAAAATGGAAGAAAACAGAGTGATCATAGCAGGGGATGTCACATAG